A single genomic interval of Croceibacter atlanticus HTCC2559 harbors:
- a CDS encoding recombinase family protein yields MKARYNRISTANQNIERQLAKQAKGEIIYNDVISGSVLFTTRPKGQELTEDIKSGKITYVSVSSIDRLGRNLIDILQTVQFFTDNGVNLMVDNLGITSLVDGKPNSTFNLIISVMGNVAQMERETLLERQREGIAIAKAKGTYKGRVRGSVEAKEEFLSKYPNVIKSLKKGNSLRDTAKIAECSLGTVQKVKAILAV; encoded by the coding sequence ATGAAGGCACGATACAACAGAATAAGTACAGCAAATCAGAACATCGAACGTCAATTAGCCAAACAAGCTAAAGGTGAAATCATTTACAACGATGTAATTAGTGGGTCAGTACTTTTTACTACAAGACCAAAAGGTCAGGAACTAACGGAAGATATCAAATCTGGAAAAATTACTTACGTGTCTGTTTCTAGTATTGACCGACTTGGTAGAAACCTCATCGACATACTCCAAACAGTTCAATTCTTTACAGACAATGGCGTTAATCTAATGGTTGACAATCTCGGCATTACGAGCCTTGTTGATGGAAAACCTAATAGCACCTTCAATCTCATAATAAGTGTTATGGGTAATGTAGCGCAAATGGAACGTGAGACTTTACTTGAACGTCAGCGTGAAGGTATTGCTATTGCAAAGGCAAAAGGCACTTACAAAGGTCGTGTTCGTGGTTCTGTTGAAGCTAAAGAAGAATTTTTATCTAAATATCCAAATGTAATTAAATCATTAAAAAAGGGCAATTCTCTTAGAGACACGGCTAAAATTGCCGAATGCTCTTTAGGTACAGTTCAGAAAGTTAAAGCTATTTTAGCTGTATGA
- a CDS encoding helix-turn-helix domain-containing protein, whose protein sequence is MKTSDKNYLEKVGENIAKLRREKEMSQMDVCAIIDMDKPNLSAIENGRQNATILTLKKIANALEVDVSNFFLFSE, encoded by the coding sequence GTGAAAACTTCCGATAAAAACTATTTAGAAAAGGTAGGTGAGAATATTGCCAAATTAAGACGAGAAAAAGAAATGTCTCAAATGGATGTTTGTGCCATTATTGATATGGATAAACCTAATTTATCTGCGATTGAAAATGGAAGACAAAATGCAACCATACTAACTTTAAAAAAAATTGCTAACGCTCTTGAAGTGGATGTTAGCAATTTTTTTCTTTTTTCTGAATAG